The genomic stretch tatcaaaaaggTTTTTGAGTAAAATTGCCactatttttgttaaaatttacatatataaataattaatgtatttaattgacaataattatttagtattgagattttattttatttaaataaactattagtattttgttgacaataaaaaaagaataatgggattttattttatttaaataaaatattggtgagtataaattaatattatgttctATTAAACTATCATATGTTATGTTAAAATACTTACTTTAtgtattttgtaaaatattcttcatattaataatatattatgattttttcaagttatgaaatttatcaattaaattatatatatatacattttaaaatattcttcatttatttgtaattttaattgaaaccAAAGgtttttttgtcataaaaatttaataagaatgcaattatgttgaaattaaaattattttaataattttaatataaatatagtaattatattaCCATATGTCACCTTGTTTAAATGTGAATGggtaaacaaagaaaaaataaccaTGTGACACATCAAAACACTATTGGTTAAACGAAAGGGGCTAAAATGTAAagacaaaaaatgtatatacagtACAGACATAGAGTGACATCATGGTTAGACTTGAATTAAAcctatttagttttaatagtcagtttaatttaatataacttgGCTTGAATtcgattaatttaaattagggttgagtttaaattataataattaatttattttttaaataaaaaagaatttaaattagagAGAATTTggttaaagtttaaaaatttaaatttgtaatttattgataaaataatattatatttaaattattaatttaaattaaattttaaatataaattattttttatctaaattaaatttaatacacaCTTTATGctgttatataaattttaaccaaatataaagcataatattttgtattgaaTGAAGATCAAACCATAATGGAGTCAATCTCGACTTGACTTGCGTATACCCTTCGGGGTTTGGTTTCAAAGAAAGAAGGACAACAGAAGACCTCGGATACGCAAACCAGCCCCACCAACAGCACACTCTCTCTCCCTCTGCCTTTGTTTTGTACGTCGGGTTTCGTGCAATCTATAAGAGGAGATTGGTTTGTCCACTCAGTCTTCTATACTTGCTCTGCAGTTCTGCTCCTGCCCATCTCACTTTACTCTCTCTATATTATTAAACTATActccatttctttctttctctctccctttctccATATATTTTGTCTTTTCGCTTTTAGGGTTTATTATGATGTGCTTGCGCTTTGCAACTGCTGCTGCTCCTCCTCACGGCCCTACTGGCCATGGTTTTTGCGAGAAAGGTAACGTTTTTGCTTCAAAGTTCTGTTTTTTATGTGTTTGGCTTAAGGTTCTTACTGTTGATTTATGTTTTGGGTTGCAGTTTATGTCATTGTTTGATTTGGCCATTTGGGTTTGTTTAAATCTGTGAATAGTTTTACTTGGTTATTTCGTGACCTTTATATGATTCCTTAGAAGGGTTTGCTTGAATTAGCGGCAATAACGAAGAATTGGGGGCTTTTTTTGGCTATGTTTTGTTTGGGTGGTAGCTTTTTGAGTGACTTGAGAGGGTGGTGGGCGATGATTGTTAGTTTATATATTGTGTCTTTTAAAGAGAAGGCGAGTAGAGATGTGGAGAGAAGATTAACTTGCAGTAGGTGCTTTTGTTGTGTTGAAAGAATTGGCGTGGAGAACTGGAAAATTATAGCGTAGCATTAAAGAATAGGGTTGGCTTGTATATGGGCCAGGTTCTTGATTCGTTAGAATAAAACTACGCGAATGAACAAATTATACTAACTTATCTTTAAATTCCATAGTTACAACACAGGGAGGCAGATTTATCATCACAAGTGGAAACCATCATAGTTACTGTCACTAATAGGTACTGTTAACTTTTGCTAAGTATGAATTAGGCAGTGACTACAATTAGAATCTTTTCTCTTCTGAACTCCTGaatcattataatttaaaaccttAGTGAACAAATTAGTGTTGCTAAGAACTTAGGCATCACTAATGACGTATCCAGATTTAAGAACCAGAACTTTGGTATCACCCTTGTGAGATATCTCAAATACTGGATTGATTTTAATACCTTTTATGACATGGAAGGCAAGGTCTTTTAATtacatgtgattttttttttgttgcctCTGTGGATGTTGTAGATTTTGTCTCCCATTTTTTGGCTTCCATCCCCTTCTCTTTGAATTTGCCCCTAAtcttttaaatatgttttttatagaGTTACTTTTAACATGATATCTTGAGTGGTTGacttcataaatttttataatttctctgtTAGGTTTGAAGATGATAGTGATGCAGCTGATGATTGCTGTAACGAGTATGCTCTGTTCCAACATTGAGTGTTAAAGATCTATCGGCTTTAGGTAGTGTTGGAATTTATGGATTAATGTACTTTAGGTTTGAGATAGGGAATGAAGCCATCGGTCCGTGTAGTATAGGGTAAATGTATTATATTGACATTTACTGTAAATTACTGATCTATTTTTAAGTTAGATAATAGAAACAGTGCTGCAGCTTCTGTTTGCTCTCTTTTTGTGTTTAGGCCACCGCTTAGCAATATATCAGAAATTTTACTTCTCGAGGTTTCTTTGCTGGAGATTTCTAAATTTTCTCATCTTGTATCTTTATATCTGATTCAAAGATTAGGCAGTCGTTGAAAGAGGTAAAATGCTTGTTGCTAGACTTCTGTATACTTTTTAAACTGTGGATATATCAATATTGTGTCCATTTTTTTCGTAGCTTTGCAGGATGAAAAATACCCTGAAATTATGTGTTGCCCCAAGCCTGTCATTGCCACGGTTCCTTGCTTCTTTATACCTTTTGTCAATTTGGCAATGGCAGCATTCATGTATATAAAACATACCAGTGTGAGAGTTTGTTTTATCTTGGATTGGTATGTCAATGACAAACCAGCCTGAACAActcttatttataatgaattgaTGTAGCATCAATCTGTTGCCCTGTCAATTATTAGCCAACTATTTAGATATACCAAACCTTTGAAGTtcaacattactcaaaccactCTGCCTCTCATTTCCAGTCTTCAAGGCAGCAAGGTATGATTTTCCTTGCAGTTGGTCTGAAAAGAATCCTGTGAAGTAGTCGGCAACACTTATCGTCTTAAACGACACTGGAGTCTCTGGTGTAAGAAGGCTTGACACCTGACTCATATTACCGTCTATTTTGGGGCCAAAGAATGCGGCAATTGGGAGCCTCTATTCCATTGGTTACCGCTTGCAAAATCTCAACACAATAACTAGTTATTCCCTTAACAGTTGTTTCATTTAACTGCACCAAGGGTACTTATTTATCTATTGGGGTGATAATTTTGGAAGTGTTTAGAGATGAGCATTAACTCAAATTTCTACAATGTTGATAAAAGCATCTGGTAGGTTTTAACGGGAACCCACATTCCATCTTTCCCGATTTGAAGGCCTTccatctcattcagatgaagGAGGATGTAAAAGCCGGTATCGAGTGAGGATTGAGGCCAGTCACAAGCTCTGGATGTGGACATGAAGGACAGTATTTCATTCTTTTATTCTCTGTATCTCTCCTTCAAACAATTCTATCATATTATTAGCTTCCATTGTCGGAGCTTTTGCCATTTGGTTCAGGATTTTCATAGCAAGATCTCTTAGTTCAGCTGAGTAAGCATCCAAAGTGTCTccacatttgaaaaaaaaaacatatatcttagtcattcaaataatatcttaaaattagaGGTTTTATTTTCCAACGATTCCAAATGCGCAGAGAGACGGAGAAAGATCTTGAAAATATGGTTAAAATTCATGAAAGATGACTATACAGATTCAAAAGCTTCAGAAGATTAATTTAAAGGAAGTAAAGgctttttttctctaaattacaATGACATGCAATAACATCAAACAGAAGCCGTGTCTATTATTGACAAACTATTTAGACGAACCAGAGCTTCGAATTTCCACTTTACTCAAACACTTCCATTCTCATTTAGAACCCTCATGACATCAAGGTACGATTTCCCTTGCAGTTGGCGGGAGACATATCCATTGAAGTAGTCTGCAACGCTCATTGTCTTAAACAATGCTGGAGTCTCTGGTGTAACAAGGCTGGGCGCCGGACCAATATTGCCATCTAATTTGGGGCTGTAAAATGTGGCAATTGAGAGCCTTTCTTTCATGGAGTTTACAGTTGCTCGATGCTCAATACTCTGGTAAATTCCATTGGTTACAATCTGAACAATCACAAACACAAATTAAGCACTATCTAGTTATGCCCTTCATTTCTCGTGTTAGTATATAATCGTGGGGCTGATCGGTACCTCAAGAATGTCTCCAATGTTGATGATAAAAGCACCTGGCAGGGGTTTAACAGGAACCCACATTCCATCTTTCTTGATTTGAAGGCCTTCCACCTCATTGAGCTGGAGGAGGATGGTAAGGCCGGGGCGGTCCGAATGAGGATTGATGCCAATAGCAAGCTCTGGTTGTGGACATGGAGGATAGTAGTTCACCCTGATAAATTGCATCCCTTCTTCAAACAATTCTTTCACATGTTCAGATTCCATTCTGAGAGCTTTGGCCAT from Mangifera indica cultivar Alphonso chromosome 6, CATAS_Mindica_2.1, whole genome shotgun sequence encodes the following:
- the LOC123218861 gene encoding uncharacterized protein LOC123218861, with amino-acid sequence MSPCLNVNGSNHNGVNLDLTCVYPSGFGFKERRTTEDLGYANQPHQQHTLSPSAFVLYVGFRAIYKRRLVCPLSLLYLLCRFIMMCLRFATAAAPPHGPTGHGFCEKGLKMIVMQLMIAVTSMLCSNIEC